acaccgacTATTTGATCTCGCACACCTGGCTTGATTAAACAAATACTCACACACCTGGCTCTGTATCTGGAGCTGTGACTGGATAGCAGCTAGGTCTGCCCACTGAACGCCAGGACTGAGGGATGGGGGAGGCTGTCGGAGAAGGGGGCCTCGAGGGGGAAGAGCAGGTGGGTCCAAATCTGACCTCACTGGAAACAAATccaaagaggaggaggcacgAGAGGGGAAAAAGGCTTCAATCAAATAAAATGAGTTCAAACCACTGTCCCTCCCATTATGATCTGCACCTTATTGTGAAGTTTGAAAGGGTGGAagttacacacatgcacaaagaaacaGGTTTTAGTCATATCCAGAAACCTACAGTAGTTTAcccaccttctcctcctttgGTGAATTTCCCTGGTGAGCTCAGTCTCTCCTGTggacacataaaaacactttcGAATTCAAAGGGAATTTCCAAAACTGTCACCATCTGTGAATATCTTTAATCTGAACAACTCAATTAGCATGTTAAAAGTTTCGTGGAGCATTACTGCCATCTACAGGTAGCTCCAAGAATGACAAGTTTCAACTGGACACAGGACCACAGTGAAGGCTCTGCTGCACCCCCTTCACTGATGTATAACAAAATAAGCTTCAGTGTGCACCAAGGCCACACATTACCTAAAATAATAAGTTTCTGCCACTTCCAGTAAGGCCAATGAATTAGACAAAGTCAGTTTGAGTGTACTCACCCTCATCTTTGCAACGCTGCCATCTGCCACTGACAGGATAGAGCTCAGCTGACTGTCCCAGTTCATGCCTGAGCTGATCTGGAAAGAAATGCATCGACCTGTCAGTGCGTCAGTCATCAGCATTAATCGGCTGGCTCCTCATATTTGATGCAAAACGTCACGCAGGAAGACAGAGCTGTGTGGCCTGACGTTACATCAAAGACCACCGCAGGATAGCGATACAGTAACTTTAGACGTGTCGTATGGCCGGTCGGTGAGGCAACAACCTAGCTGAGATCTCTGACACCTTGCGGGAGATTAAATTACAGCAGGTCTGGATATTTGTACGTTTATATTGACGCTTTTCAGATGCAACAAAGGCAAATGTAGCCGAGGTGCCAGAACGTGCAGGCTGTCTGATAACCGAATTGTAATTGATCTCCAGGTATATCTCTCTCCAGCCTCCAGGAGCAGGTAGAGATTTAAACTGGAAGACATGCAGGACCcccttgctcaaggacactttagcAGAGTGGATGCAGGCTGCCAGAAACATAGCCATATGCACACTAAGCACATCAAAATAACGCAAAGGGTGTATAACAAACGTTGAATCGCAAACTTGGCGTAATGTTAACCCAAGCTAATTTCAGTTAGCAACATCTTAACGGTGACTTTTTTCTCTCACGTTCATAGCGTTGCGTTACTGTCTTGGTTAGCAAAAGTAATCACTGACCGACTGCTCGACAATAAGTGACACCTTCTTTTGAAAGTGTCCTGTAAACTGTCGCTGAAAACAGAATGATTAACGTTTactaataaaaatgtttaaattagCTGGCTAACCGGGCTACTCACAGAAAACCGTGCGACACCACTTTTAAATCCAGGAGCCCATAACAACAACGTGATTGCGTAGGACGTAGCCGGGGTGTTCTGGGTATTGTAGTACATAATTACTCTTTATTCACAAAATTACTGAAGTACTGCCGCAGAATTTCTCCGAAACTTagtgcattttatattttatcgTAGTCATTCGCTTTGTCAGGGGAAAACATATCAGAAATAGTGAGTAATCTTAATTTTTGACATTAATATGCCAAAGAACACCATATCCCATAATCCAAAGCTTTTACGTAGACAGGCAAGTATGGCGGCTTCCAGTGCCAATGTGGAAGGCATAACAGGATTGTTAGAGAACTTTTTATCAAAATTTGGATTTGAAGTCTACCCTCTAAAGGTATTGTGGCGATAATTTCTTTctaatgtgttgttttaacaACAAGACGGacttaaaagtaaaatattattCGGTACATCCGGCTCTCTACCTGCTAACAAGGTCTGTGAAGTGAAGAGGTGAAAAAAGTCAGTAAGCTATAGTAAGGGGGGAAGTATTCAGATACCCTATAAGTGATATGTTTCTCCAGGACCTCTCTTCTTTCACGCTGGGCTGTGAATGACTGCCCCTGTGTCTCTCTTACCCTCTGTCCCACCATGTTTACAGGTTGGTTGGTATAACTCTCTGCTGCCTCCCACCCTTCGCCTGGCTTACCCAGATGACAGCCTGGCTGTGGTGGTGTTCAGCACTCCTTCCATGTTTGAACAAGCCTTCCTGCCATTCATGGAGGAGAGGGGCTGCCAGGGGCTGTCTGACCCCATAGACCAGTGTGTCAAACACTGTGTCTCCTCAGCTGTCTCCCAGGTGAGtggggtgtgtctgtgtgcgtgaaGTAGGGCAGCTGACATGTCTGGAACTGCTTTTATCTGGATCAAACACTCctaacatgcaaataaacataACTTTATGACCGTAGTGATAGCAAAGGCGTGAAATTGTGACGTCTCTTGTAACTGAATATCACAATAGTGGCCAAAGGAGTACTTGCAGCGTAATCAGGCATGACTTTTATGTGATTATAGGAAGTACTGTACTattgtttgtgatgtttataTATGTTTATGCCTTTGTTTAGGCCTATATTTGGAAGCGAGACTGTATTTAACATGATTAACGGATGGGTtgtatataaaataaagaaattatctgtTTTGCAACTATCCTTATCACACTGCTTTATTTCACATGCATTATTCTACCTGCTAGattctgatcatttttaaatatctttgAAACATACTAAGATCAGTTTTTGGCAGACAATTAGTTATGGGCACAATGGTGATTATGGGTAAAATTTTCTATTACATAACATGTCATTTTATATGATAATATCAGCATAAATGTTTTGACTTCGTCTGGAAACtcaagtgaaaagtgaaaataccACACAAGGCCAGATTACCAACTGAGTAAAGCAGGCAACATTCACAGGGGACCTTGTTTTgtgttaatttaattaattttgaattttttcTCTAATTCTTTAGATATGCACAAATAAAGCACAATATCAGCTGAAGTGATAAGGGCCTTCTTTGGAGTCCTGCATCATTATCTCATCCACAGCCTCTGTCTTGTTGATATTCAAAATGTAGTTATTTTGCTCTTACCTGCTACATATACTTAAATGTTCCTTTTGAATTTTTCATGACCACAAACAATGGAGGTGATTTGGATGCATAAACAAAGCTCAGAAAGCAGCAGGAACAGGAGGTGTTTTTGCAGTATATATCATCATGTTGCCTAACAGGGAGGTATAGGTATAGGCTATACCTATACATCGGTATATAGGTATAGGTTAGGTATAGTTGTGGAACTCTAAGTATTTTCATGATCAGGTTGTGTGGCACATAAATATGCCCGTTGTCTCTCCCTGccctgcagtgttttccaggACAGGAGGTGGATGTGAGGTATGACTATGAGCTGCTGCCCAGCAGGAAGCCGAAGTTCTTGGCGCAGACTGCAGCTCACGTGTCTGGAGCAGCTTTCTACTACCAACAGTCAGACGTCAGAGACCAACCCTGGGCTGAGAAAGTAACACTATCCAATAATGAGGAATAAAAGTGGTTTCTGTTGAATTAAATTCCAATAGTGCATTTTCCATTCTTGTCTCCTCACCTCTGTTCTGTGTATCTACTTCTGTTACCTGCAGAAGATGTtcggagtgtgtgtgcatccgaGGTTCGGGGGCTGGTTTGCCATCAGAGCGCTGCTGGTGTTTGGAGGGGTGACGGTGGGCTCTGAAGTGGAGCAACCTGTTCCTCCTGACTGTGTGCCTTCCAGAGAGGGCAGGATACAGCTGCTGGAGGCTTTTAACTTTCACTGGCAGGTACAGGACGTCAGCACTGTAAGCCATAAtaactgtgacacacacaataaatagaCACCAGGGGATACCAAACTGTTTCATGTCAGAGACCTCCAGACAGATGGCCTTTAGATGAGAGACCCCCCATCTGTGGAGGTTTTGTTGTCTTGTGGGCCCCCTCTTGGGAAGATTTCGGTAGTCTGCTCACTTCATCTCTGCTGTTGGTggtcagatgatgatgaagagtgAAATCTGTGTAGTTTGAGTCTTTTACATGAGGACATAACATGATACTGGATAGAAGTTAACTCTAGTattcacagaaagaaaacaatgtattttaatagaaaaaacaaaatgtatgtaaaatatcTTAATTTTAAGCTAATCAAGGAATTTATTATTACTCTTTAATGACAGATTTTTCTACATATTgagaaaaaatattcagttattTCAGTGTGACTTACAAGCACTTTATCTTTCTCACAAGTCTTTTATTCTCTTGGTACAATTGAATTGCTTCTAATTCTAAATACATTTTCCTAAAGTTAAATACCGTACCATGTAATAGGTTTCcatcatttaattaaatgtatgaTAAATCGAGGTTAATCAGAGAAATTTTGCATCATCAGGACTGGAGCTACAGAGACATCGTCCATCCAGTCCAGACCTACTCTCAGAAACAGAGGGACTACTTTTCCACTCCTCCTGCTCAGCGTTTTGCTCTGCTTAAGACTTGGGGCTTCCTCCCAAGGGAAAACGACCCACATGATCCAACCTCAGATTCACAGAGCCAGGTGAACGGACATGGCTGAAAGGGAAGAACAGCTGCAGTGCTGAGCACAAACCCCCACTGCTGGACAGACTTTAGGTTTATTTAACTTTGATCGACCCATGTGGGATGTTGGACTAATCTTGTAAGGTGAAAGATGTTTTAAGGGAAAAGGGATGCTTTTGAAGGACTGGCATATGAACATTTACTTCTTTATGGCCTCTATATGGAAACCTGAACATACTCAAATATATGTACAATATTAATTCCAAAAAAGTAAATCAcaatgtgacaatttgctgaccctttctgacatatactcaattgaacactacaaagacaatatatttaatgttttacatcatcagcttcattaattttgtaaatatatgctcattctgaatttgatgccagcaacacacaAACTACTGACATTTAAGCCACAACAGTGACTTTCAGTTTGCACATTGCCTCAGTTGACTCCCTCAGTATCAACAAAAGAGGCTTTGAGATGTCCTGTATCACCAGCCTGCCTTGAATTTGTCATTTACGTGCTGGTACTTGATCACAAAGAGAATAAAcactcttgctttttttttttttacacatctCTAGAATATTTATTTCTGGTTTGATAGTGAAGCCACAAAACcaataaagaaatgtgtgactgtctgattttaataaatgcaaaaagcTGTCAATAGTCCCTTGTTAGAAAATTGAGCAtataaacaaaatgagaaaattaagGGCCACAACaataagatatatatatatatacgtatatacatatatacatatatatatacgtgtatatatatgtgtgtatatgtatatatgcgtatatatatgtatatatatatatatataatttaaaaaaacaaaaaaacaacttgtaTCAATTTCCTCTAGTGGCGTTCAGCCATGCAGCTACTGTTGGTTTGATTAGTCCGTCTTATGAGGTGTTTGTTAACAGTTTTCAGTGGAACAACCTACTGAAGAGAGTGCAGAGCATCGCCTGTGGAATATGTTAAAGTGTTACATTTCAATACTGTGTGAACTACAAATGATAATACATTCACTTTCATTGTAAGAAATTAGAGTTTTaacaacatttttacaaataaatcaGAAGGTTAGCGTTTTTGGTATTTCATCCATATTTTGACTTTATAGCATAAATCTGTTTGATGATGCGCTACGTGTGGAAGCTAAAATGATATCCGTGTGTATATTTGGTATTCTAGGAATCAAAGGTATCATCTATATCCAGTATTTATTGGTTCCATTGTTGACCTGACACTCCGCTTGATGCATTATAGATGTGAGCTGCCTCCGCCCCCCCCCAGCCTGGTGACAGACTGACTACTTTCAACTGTGACTAACCCCACTGTTAAGTGATTCAGCACCCTACACAACACTGTGACCCTGGACatgctctgtctgtcaggtgcatttctttttgaatatgtatatattttttttaaatgaaggcAAATTCACACCTAAAAAGCTGCCCAGAACAACCGGCGGGACATCTGCACTCTGCAGCGAGGCGTTATGGGCGTGTTCTTTTTCTGTCTAAAAGGGAACAGGAAGAAAGTCGATGACTGTATCCAGCAGCAGTTCTGCAGTAGAAATTCAGTGCAATTCAAATCTATTGTTACACCTCTAGATGTCACCGTTCTCCTCTTGATAACAGTGAGGTTTTGCTGCTGTCtctgaaacatctgcaaatgTTCAGCACTCAATAAAGTCAACCGACTGACTGCAGATAACCTGCTTCACATTACAAAGTATACCGTCTACCCACTGCGCCTGTTGAGTAAGTCTTATATAACCGATCTTGCATGTATTACTTTCATTTATGCAGCTTTAATCTCACTCCTGCCTTCACCATTTACTCATCTTTTGTGACTTTTTGTCTCACTGAGCTATCTATCGcttcatttaacattttatccTCGTatactctctgtctctctctctctctcttactgcatccctctcctcaccccttTCTCCCTCCCATGCTACTCTCCCTACTGTATCTGTGTACTGAATCAGCATTTCGGAGCAGTGTGCCGCAGGCCTGCAGAGATGCAGACCATGGAGTTAATTATACTTCCTCAGATACTCGATCTCGCCCctgtccccctcctctgttGTTCTATCCcacctctctctcgctctttctctccatctctcgtTCAATGTATATGCCCTGAAGCCAGTTAACTCTCAGTCCCACCACAAGCTTCTAAGGACGCCTAAATATCCATAACAGTCGCATCcaaacaattattattattcttccATTCATATTACATTACAGTTATGGTGCATTTTTAAGAGAAGAGTTAAGAGAAGCAGAATCATATAACTAAAAGATGACTGTTGTATTGGAGCCACACATTCCCAGGCTGTTCACCACAGGAAATATATTTGGCACACAACTAGACAACAACTAAACGGACACAGAAAAACTCAGCTTTCTGTCTTCCTTGCTGTCACTCTTTGCATCCTTTCCTCACTCCTTTGATGCCTCTGGGAAGTTGCTGGGATGATTTTCTTTGCAGAAATCCGAGTGAGAAGCCAAACCTATAATAGTTCTGAGGGTTTGCTGCAAGCTTCGTCCTCTGAGGTGAGTGTAGCATGCCTCAGCAGCTGTGGCTGGCAGTACACTGATATCTAGTAGTTAACATTTTGGTTGCATGTCCGGAAAGAAGCAATAAGACATGAGAAGTCAGCTGGCCCTGCAGATCCAgctccctcttttcccctcgGTTTAGTATCCTGCAGGACTCAACTATCTGGACAGTGCAGCTTTGAGATGCACTGCTGAGCTCTTGTGGTCCCTGTGTTTTTGCAGGACTGCAGTGGCAGCTTTGCACTTTGTTGTGGGGCACAGAAGGGTCCTGCATTACACTGCTACAGACAAGAAACTACAGGATCTAAACTGTCTCCTCCACATAATCACATAAAGGAATCCCTAAACAATGAAGAATAAAGATTACAGATTCAATATGACTCTCAGATTTATGCTGTATTTTGTAGTTAGGAAAAACTGCATTGAGCAGCTTAGGAACTAGCTTGTAAATCCAATAAAAGCTGGCGCATGGCTGCTGATCGTAAAAGAAAATGAGTTTAGAATCAGTCTGTTAGGAGGAGTGAAGTTGAAAGTCCACTGGGCGCTGCTCTctaaaaaatccaaaaacagaAAGTCAGTAATAGCATGTTTGTGCACAGCAGAGAATTATCGCGAGCTGAGATAGTATTGGGCAGAGATGAAAAAGAGGAgatagaaatggaaaaaaagatgagtgGTGTTTCACGAGTTGTGGATCAGTGAAGCAGTGTTATCCGCCCACAGACATCAGTTAACaagaagagaggggaaaggCCAGCAGCACAGCGGCAACAGAGGAGGAACTGAGCGACGAGTGGGGGGAGGAAAAGTCCAACATCCAGAGAATTTATAATTTAATACTTGACTGTTTAGTATTTGAAACTGAGGGAATAAgagagactggaaacatggaCTCAAATATTACACAGAGATGGAGATCTATGAGAAACGGGAGGGAGCTTAATTATGACTGTTCTCGTCTCTATGTCCTgaacttcctctctctgcttacTCTGACATAATAAGTCTCATATTTTCTCACAgagcctgtctctctctaaaCCACACGGCCTGCATGTGTTTCCAGAGGTTTTAAATTTTCCTCcttatcagtgtttttttttttttttggattagCATAATTAACCAGTGCTCTGCCTCAGAATTCCCCCCGCAGCCAATCGGTTGTTGGCTCTGGCTGTTGAGGCCAACAGGGGGGAAGATGTAGTCAGCCAAAGACAGAGGGGTCTGATAAGAGGGAGGGAGTGGTGGGCAGGCAGAGAACTGTCCCACTATCCCATGATCGGACTCAACCCGCTGATTATACTAGAAATCCTCCTTTCTACACATCTACAAACACTTAACACCTGAATCTGATGCATAGCACTTTTTATCACCAATGCTCAGcgctcttcatcatcatcactacaaAGAGTTCAGCTGCAGAAGACTCTCATTCCCACGTTTAGCCAGCGACTAATGTGCAGCAAGCAGCAACAGGACAAGTGGTCGTGGCTGTTCATGTGGTGGAAAACGCTGCAAGCAACCTCCCAGCTACAGGCAAGTGCACATGTGGTTGTAATATTACTGTTGCAATCGTTCCTTCATGTTGTTATGTGACTACACAAGGCTAATTCCTGGGGAACAGCCACGTAACAACATCCACCTAACTCCCCGTCGACTCCACTGTGAAGCAAGCATCAAAGAACGGTGTGACTGTCAGACAGGAGAGAAGGATTAGCTCAAGCTAAGGTTCCCTTTACATAATCCACCCTTTTAGATTAGCTTCATTCCCCTGAGAACGTGACACAGTTAACCCTTTGGAAAAGACAGGAGAATCGCAGCCTCATGGCGTGGATCTATAGCAGGGACAGTCCTGTTGCACCTCTCTGCAGCTTATTTAAGTTTGAAGGTATCACAGGAGGTAGAGGAGATGCTTATCCTGTATGACATAAagtttatgttgttttagaGTATGCATCTTGTGAATCAGTAACAGCCTGTGGGAGCTTAGCCTGAGTTATGCTGCAAATAAATGAGTTGAAGTGATCT
This DNA window, taken from Chelmon rostratus isolate fCheRos1 chromosome 4, fCheRos1.pri, whole genome shotgun sequence, encodes the following:
- the mmachc gene encoding cyanocobalamin reductase / alkylcobalamin dealkylase → MAASSANVEGITGLLENFLSKFGFEVYPLKVGWYNSLLPPTLRLAYPDDSLAVVVFSTPSMFEQAFLPFMEERGCQGLSDPIDQCVKHCVSSAVSQCFPGQEVDVRYDYELLPSRKPKFLAQTAAHVSGAAFYYQQSDVRDQPWAEKKMFGVCVHPRFGGWFAIRALLVFGGVTVGSEVEQPVPPDCVPSREGRIQLLEAFNFHWQDWSYRDIVHPVQTYSQKQRDYFSTPPAQRFALLKTWGFLPRENDPHDPTSDSQSQVNGHG